CTTGAAAAGCTTTGAGGCCATTTGGTAGGGATTGTGAATCACTGACAAGTGGGAGGGATTGCCAATGAAGCGGTTGCTGACCGTCGTTGCCTCGATGTGCATGCTGCTGGGTTCCACGACTGTCCTCGCGGAGGGGCCGGCGTCCGGGAGTGGGACGTCGTCGCGGAAGGAGGGGATGGCGGCGCGTGCCCAGGCGCTGCTCGCTCGCATCCAGGCGGAGGGGCTCGTCTCCGTGACCCTGAGGGCCCAGGACCCCGTGGACGTAGGGTTGTTGCGGCTGGTGTCCCAGTTCGATGGGACGCTTCCGGGCACGGCGGAGGCCCGGGCGCTGCTCGCGCTCCGTCCCGTGACGGCCCGTCCGTTGTCCATCCTGGCTGGGGGGACGCCGTCCTCGTCCGGGGCGTTGCTGGAGGACATCTATACGGTGACGGTGCGCAACCTCACCTCGGCGGACTGGTTCGACATCGTCGTCTTCTACAAGCGGGTCGGCCTGTCGGGCGTCGTCTACCTGGAGGCCTTCGATGTGCAGCCGAACGCCGCGCCGGTCTTCCAGATGGGGGTCTGCTCCCAGATGGAGAGCTACGTGGTGGGCTTCTTCATCGGGGATGACCTGGTGGCGCAGATCCCCTCCTCGGGCAACATGACGCCGACGCTGGCGAGCATCTACAACCCGTCGGACATCGAGCCCTGCGCGGACTCGTGGTCCATCGCGGACTGAGGCCGCGGGCCCTGGATGGGTGATGGGCGGCGGCACGCGCTACACAGGTGCCGCCGCGCTTCCCGGGCAAAGGGAGTGCGTCCACCGGACACTCCCCCCTCACGCCAAGGCACTGAAGCCAAGAAACCTCCTGGGTTTCATGTGACAGAAGAGTGCCCCCACGGTGGGAAACGTGCGGATGCCCCGGGTCGGGCTTACCTTGCGGGACCCATGTCCCTCCGCAAGGACTTCATCGAGCGCGCCGCCGAGCAGTTCGCCGCCGCCATCGCCAGCATCCTCAAGGCCCGGAAGGAGAAGCGGTATGGGGACGCACGCAACCACATCCGCGACACCGCCCTCACCGTGCTGGGCATGGAGTACGGCGCGCTCATCCTCGCGGACGCCGAGTCCACCTCGCGCCTGCTCGGCACCGCCTCGCGCGCGCGCATGCTCGCGAAGCTGGTGCGCGAGGACGGCGAGTTGATGCGCGAGCAGGGAGACCCCCTCACCGCCGACTCGCGCTTCCTGCTGTCGCTGGAGCTGTACCTGGAGGCCATCTCGCTCGGCCTCAACCCGGACACTGAGGACGCCACCGCCATCGCGGAGCTGCGCACCCTCACGGACACCTCCGCGCTGTCGGAGCGGCACCAGCGGATGCTCTCCCAGGCCTGACGAGGCGCGGCGCGCACGTTCGCGCACCCGTGCATCGGTCGGGTTTGCGACAGAGCAACATGGGGAGATCCATTGCTTCCGATCAAGCAATGACACGGTGACGCTCCCCGCCTTGCCCTGGCTTCCGGCTTTGCGTCTATCCTTGCCGCCCATTTGTCACGCAACACCGGGGGGGTGCGCGTGTCCTTTGTTCGGTTACCCGAGAGCGTGGTCTCTTGTCGCAACCTCGTGGGCGGAGAGTGGGTCTCTCCGTCCGGAGCGTCCGCGCAGGATGTTCGCAGTCCCTATACCGGCGCGCTCATCGGCCGGGTGCCGCTGACGACCGCGTCTGGTGTCGCCCAGGCCGTGGAGGCCGCGAAGGCCGCCGCGCAAGGCTGGCGCGTCACCCCGCTGCGCGAGCGCACCCAATTCCTGCAACGCTTCCGCACGCTGCTTGAGACGCACCTGGAAAGGCTCGCGCACCTGGCCGCGAGCGAATCCGGCAAGACGGTGGCGGAGGGCCGCGCGGGCCTGCTCAAGGGCATGGAGGTCTGTGATTTCGCCCTGTCGCTCCAGAACCTGGACAGCGGAGCGCACCTGGAGGTGAGCAGGGGCGTCACCTGCGAATACCGCCGCGAGCCCCTGGGCGTCGTCGCCGGCATCACGCCGTTCAACTTCCCCGCGATGGTGCCCCTGTGGCTGTTCCCCATTGCCGTCACGGTGGGCAACGCCTTCATCCTCAAGCCGTCGGAGAAGGTGCCGCTCACCGCGACCGCCATGGGTGAGCTGATGGTGGAGGCGGGCTATCCACCGGGCGTCTTCTCCGTGGTGCACGGCGCGAAGCCCGCGGTGGACGCGCTGCTGGAGCACCCGGACGTGAAGGCCCTGGCCTTCGTGGGCTCGTCCCCGGTCGCGCGGCACGTCTACGTGGAGGGCAGCCGCCACGGCAAGCGCGTGCTGGCGCTGGGCGGCGCGAAGAACCACCTCATCGTCGTGCCGGACGCGGATCCAGAGCTCACGCCGCAGGCGGTGGTGGACTCGTTCACCGGCTGCGCGGGCCAGCGCTGCATGGCGGCCAGCGTGATGCTCGCGGTGGGAGACGTGCAGCCGCTGGTGGACGACATCCTCCGGCGAGCCTCGCGCCTGGAGGTCGGCCCGGGCATGGGAGCGCTCATCGACCGGGGCGCGGTGGATCGGCTGGAGACGGCCATCGCCAAGGCCCAGGCGGACGGAGCGCGAGTGCTCCTGGACGGGCGAGGCAGGCGGCCCGCGGGCGAGGCGTACGCGAACGGCCACTGGCTGGGGCCCACGGTGCTGGACAACGTGCGCCCGGACATGGAGGCCGCGAGGCGCGAGCTGTTCGGCCCGGTGCTGTCCATCGTGAGGGTGCCCACGTTGTCGGCGGCGCTCGCGGTGGAGAACGCGTCGCCCTATGGCAACGCTGCGTCCATCTTCACCACGAACGGCGCGGTGGCCCAGTCGGTGGTGGAGGGCGCCAGGGCCGGCATGGTGGGCGTGAACGTGGGCGTGCCGGTGCCGCGCGAGCCCTTCTCCTTCGGCGGCACGGGCGAGTCGAAGTTCGGCCACGGGGACATCACGGGACCGTCGAGCCTCGACTTCTGGAGCCAGCTCAAGAAGGTAACGCGCAAGTGGTCCGCGCGCACCGACGGCTCGTGGATGAGCTGACGCCGAGCGTCGGCGTCTTTCCATTCCCAGACATCATTCCTCTCCCGCGCCCCCCAAGGAGGGTGCACCCATGGCTGACAAGAAGCCCGTCAATCACATCCGTCTTACGTCCCATCCCGACGGGCAGGCGCCCGGAGTCCCCCTGCGCTGGGGCGAGTCGGAGCCGCTGCGCCGGGGCCCGGTGGTGGCCACGCTCTCCGACCCCGCGAGCCGAAACGTCATCGGCACGCACTCGGGTGCGTACTCCATCTACCGGGCGCTGGCGGTCTCCGCGGGCAAGCTGCCGCAGGACCACAAGGCGGACCTGACCAACACCTCGCCGGCGGCGCAGGTGGGCCCGCATCCGGGGTGGAGCGACCCCAAGCGCATCGTGTCGCTGGACCCCTGGGGAGCGGTGGCATCGCAGGTGTTCCGGGCCTACGCCGAGCAGGGCGTGGACTACCGGCCCACCATCGCCGTCACCCGGGCCCACATCAACATGCCGGAGGTGCGCGAGGCCATGGCCGCCGGGCGCCTCAAGGTGGACGGCGACCTCGTCGCTGCCAACGGTGACGTGAAGGTCGTGAAGGCCGCGGTGGAGCCCGTCTGGTACCTGCCCGGCATCGCCGAACGCTTCGGTCTCACGGAGGGCGCGCTGCGCCGCGGCCTCTTCGAGCACACCGGAGGCATGTACCCGGAGCTCATCACCCGCCCGGACCTGCACGTCTTCCTGCCGCCCATCGGCGGTCTGTCGCTGTATGTGTTTGGAGACATCACCTCGCTCGCGGACCGGAACGTGCCGCTGGCGGCGCGGGTGCATGACGAGTGCAACGGCTCGGACGTCTTCGGCAGCGACATCTGCACCTGCCGGCCCTACCTGGTGCACGGCATCGAGGAGTGCGTGCGGATGGCGCAGCAGGGCGGGGTGGGGCTCATCGTCTACCACCGCAAGGAGGGCCGAGCGCTGGGCGAGGTGACCAAGTTCCTCGTCTACAACGCACGCAAGCGCCAGGAGGGCGGAGACTCCGCGGCCACGTACTTCCACCGCACGGAGTGCGTGGCGGGCGTGCAGGACATGCGCTTCCAGGAGCTGATGCCGGACGTGCTGCACTGGCTGGGCATCACGCGCATCCACCGCTTCATCTCCATGAGCGACATGAAGCACGACGCCATCGTGCGCTCGGGCATCGAGATTCTCGAGCGGGTGCCCATCCCGGACGGACTCATCCCCGCCGACGCGAAGGTGGAGATGGAGGCGAAGAAGGCCGCGGGCTACTTCACGCGAGGGCCGGTGGCGGATGCGGGGGAGCTGGCGCAGGTGAAGGGACGGGACCTCGATGCTTGACGCGATCCGGGTGCAGGAGGTGTCCCCGACGGTGGCATGGCTGCGCAGCCCGGCGGCCATCCGCGAGCGCTGTCATCAGGTGTTGGACCTGGGGCTCGCCGGCCGGCTGGAGTACTTCCGGGTGGAGCCGTCCCGGTTGCCCACGGTGGTGGACCGGGTGCTGGCGGTGACGCACGAGGCATACCCCCGCCTGGACATCCCGGTGCACAGCCGCTGGAGGCACTTCGACGCGGGAGGAGTGCCCAGGCTCGCGCAACTGGAGGCGAAGCTGGCCCCGCTGCCGCCGGAGGAACGAGCCAGGGCGAAGGTGGACCTGGGCGTGGTGAGCGTGCTCTTGGATGCGGGCAGCGGACCCGCGTGGCGCTACCAGGAACCCGGAGGCGCGTCCTACGTGCGCTCGGAGGGACTGGCGGTGGCGTCGCTGCGCATGTTCATGGCGGGCGGCTTCTCGTCGGATCCAGACCGGCCGCTGCGCGCGGACGCGGAGGCCCTGGGCCGCATGACGCGCGAGCAATTGGAGCGAGGCCTCCAGGTGTCGGAGTCCAATCCGCTCCTGGGAGTGGAGGGGCGCCTGCACCTCATGCAGGCGCTGTCGCGAGTGCTGCCCAGGCCGGGGTCGCTGTTCGACATGCTGGCCGCGCACCGCCGCAGCGTGCGAGCGGCGGAGGTCCTGGGCACGCTGCTGGAGGTGCTGGGCCCCATCTGGCCGGGTCGCACGACGGTGGACGGAGTGAACCTGGGGGACGTGTGGCCGCATCCGGCGCTCGGGCCGCCGGGGAGCGCGGACGCGCTGGTGCCCTTCCACAAGTTGTCCCAGTGGCTGGCGTACTCGCTGGTGGAGCCGCTGGCGGAAGCCGGCGTGACGGTGACGGAGCTGGACGCGCTCACCGGCCTGCCGGAGTACCGCAACGGAGGCCTCTTCGTGGACCTGGGCGTGCTGGTGCCGCAGGACCCGCGCCTGACGACGGAGGTCTACGGCCCGGGTGACCCGCCCATCGTGGAGTGGCGTGCGCTGACGGTGGCGCTGCTGGACCGCGTGGCCGCGCTGGTGCGAGGGCGTCTGGAATTGAGCGCGGAGGAGCTGCCGCTGGCGAAGGTGCTCCAGGGCGGCACATGGACGGCGGGGCGCCGGGTGGCGGCGGAGCTGCGCCCCGGAGGCGTTCCGCCCATCCGCATCCGCAGTGACGGCACGGTGTTCTGAAACCCATACAAGGACGGCGACACATGGACTTCCCGAACTGCACGGTGGTGGATCACCCGCTGGTGAAGCACAAGCTGACGGTGATGCGCAGGACGGATACGAGCACGGCGTCCTTCCGGGCGCTGCTGGAGGAGATCTCCCTCATGCTCGGGTACGAGGCGCTGCGAGACCTGAAGCTGCGCGAGGAGGAGATTGAAACGCCCATGGCGCGCACCACGGGCTGGGCGCTGGACGGCAAGAAGCTGGTGCTGGTGCCCATCCTGAGAGCGGGGCAGGGCATCCTGGACGGCCTGCTCCAACTGGTCCCCTCCGCGCGAGTAGGCCACATCGGCCTGTACCGCGACCCGGAGTCCCTGAGCGCGGTGGAGTACTACTACCGCGTGCCCGCCAACCTGGAGGACCGAGACGTCATCGTCTGCGACCCGATGCTCGCGACAGGCAACTCCGCGGTGGCGGCGCTCCAGCGAGTGAAGCGAAGCCGCCCGGGCTCACTGCGTTTCGTGTGTCTGCTCGCGTGTCCGGAGGGCCTGACGAACCTGCGCGAGCACCACCCCGACGTGCGAGTCTTCACCGCCGCCATCGACGAGAAGCTGGACTCGCACGGCTACATCCTGCCCGGCCTGGGCGACGCGGGAGACCGCCTCTTCGGTACGAAGTCGGTGGACTGACTAGTCTCGATTTCCAGGATTGACGGTGAGGCATGAATCCTTCATGCCTCACCGCATGAAGACATCCCGTTTCGCATCCGCGTTGATGGCATTGGGGTTCCTCGCCTGTGGTGGAGAGCCGGATGAGGTAGCTGTCCCCGGTGTCCAGACCCAGGAGCTCATCGGCGGAGGCATCGCTGCCCGGTACGAGCTGCCCCACCAGGTGCGCCTCCACGTGACGGGCGCATTCACCTGCGGAGGCACGCTCCTCCGGGCCGGCTGGGTGGTGACGGCCGCCCACTGCGTCGAGGGCGTCACCCCCGCGTCCATGCGCATCTACGCGGGAGACCTGCGGCTGGGCTCGGTGGAGGCGGACGAGCAGTACCGAGCGGTATCGCGCAAGGTGATGCACCCGTCCTACGACGGGTCGGTCCACGACGTCGCGCTCCTCCAACTCGCCCAGCCCTTCAATCTCTCCCAGGCGGTGCGGACGCTGACGCTGCCGGATGCGCCCGCGCCCCTGGGTGCGCCGTACGTCGCGAGCGGCTGGGGCCGCACCCAGACAGCGCCCACTTCCGATGCGCTCAAGCGAGTGAGCCTGAGCATCACCTCCACGGCCACCTGCCGAGACATGGTGGGAAGCGACTACGTCAACGGCGCGGTGTTGTGCACGGCGCCGAGCGCCACCGCCAACGTCTGCACGAAGGATGACGGCGGACCCCTGGCCTTCAACGGGAAGTTGTATGGGATTGTGAGCGGGTTCGGCTCCAACCAGTGCAACACCTTCTCCTTGTTCACCAACGTGGCCACGTACACGTTATGGATCCGCTCCGTCATCAACGGGACGTGATGCACCGAGCCACGACGGTTTCACGCCTTGGCTCTTGAGAACTGGGAAAGACGGATTTAAACGTTGAACGGTCTAAACGTTTTGTCCATTTCCCGGGAGTCCAGGCATGCGCGCGTCGTGGCGGTCCACCCTGATGGCGGTGATGTTGGGCGCGGTCTTCGCGGAAGGAGTGGAGGCGGCGGAGCCCGGCACGCAGCATTGGACGGAGAATCTTTCCGCCGGAGCAGGCACGTCGGAGCTCGTGGGCACGCGAGACGGGCTGCTCTACGAACCCAACGCCGTGATGCGCCGTCCCGAAGGCCTGAGCCGGCTCACGGGCCTCTTCGAGTTCCCGGCGCGCACGCTCGAGCAGCCCGTGGACACCTTCCGTCCCCAGGTCCAGGCGGCGGTAGGCCTGGGGCAGGGCGTCGAAGTGGACGTACGCGTGAGAACCCCCGGAGGAGCCTGGAGCGAATGGCGCACCGCCACGGGAGACGAAGCCGTACGCCTGCCCCGCTCGGGCACGGAGGTGCAGGTGCGCCTCGCGCTCATCGCGGACGAGCGAGGCCGCGGTCCCGTGGTCCAGACGGTGGGCCTGGAGGGCTGGCGCGAAGGAGGCACGGAGGAGGGGCTCCAGACGCTCGCGCCGCTGACCTACCGCGTCTACGCCACCCGTGAGGGCCTGGTGGGAGGCACGACGGCGAACGGCCACGTCATCAAGACCAACGACCGTTTCGTGGCGCTGCCTTCAAGGCGAGGGCTCGCGTCGAACGGAGGCTCCGAGTACCAGGTACGCGTCTGTTATTCGAAGACAGCGAAGTGCGCGACGACGTCCGTCTGGGACGTGGGCCCGTGGAACACGAAGGACGACTACTGGAACCCGTCCAGCGTGCGCGAGATGTGGAAGACGCTGCCGCAGGGCAAGCCGGAGGCGCAGGCGGCATACCAGGACAACTTCAACGGCGGGTTGGACCAGTTCGGTCGCCGGCCGGCGAACCCCGCGGGCATCGACCTCGCGGACGGGACGTTCTGGTTGGACCTGGGGATGTCGAACAACGACTGGGTGGACGTGACGTACCTGTGGACGTCCGGCGGAGGTTCGTCGACGGGGCTGGTCATCGACAGCAACAACGCGAACAACGACCAGGCCAAGGGCTACATCCAGCTCACGGGCACCAGCTGGGCGTCCTCCACGAACGTGGCGGGCTACTACGGCACCAGCTACCTGGTGTCCCCGGGAGCAGCGGTGTCGGAGCCTGCGACGTTCTGGTTCTACATGGCCGCGGCGGGAACGAAGACGGTGGACGCGTGGTGGACGGCGGCGAGCGACCGCTCCACGGTCGCGCCCTTCATCGTCACGAACGCATCCGGCACGCAGCTGGCGAATGTGAAGGTGAACCAGACGGTCAACGGCGCAAGGTGGAACACGCTCGGCACGTGGAGCTTCCCGGCGGGGTGGAACAAGGTCCAGCTGAGCCGGTGGGTGACGGCGGGGACCTACGTGGTCGCGGACGCCATCCAGGTCCGTTAGGCCTCATGGACGCACGGGTTGTCCGGGCGGTAGAACGGTGCCCCATCTCCGAGGAAGTCATCCATGGCGTCGTTGCGCACCGTGCTCCCGCCTCCCGTGGAGGAGCCACAGCTCTACACCGACCTTGCCGGCTGGTGGCCGTTGTTCTCGCCACCGGAGGAGTACGGGGAGGAGGCGGAGGACCTGCTCCCCATGTTGCATCCGGAGGAGGGCCCGGCGAGCACGATGCTGGAGTTGGGGGCGGGCGGAGGAAGCCTGGCCTTCCACATGAAGAAGCACTTCACGCTGACGCTGACGGACCGCTCGGCGGAGATGGTGGCGGTGAGCCGCAAGGTGAATCCGGAGTGCGAGCACCGGGTGGGGGACATGCGCTCGTTGCGGCTGGGCCGCACGTTCGACCGGGTGATGGTGCACGACGCCATCATGTACGCGGTGGATCGCGAGGATGCGCGAGCCACGGTCCATACGGCTGCTGCGCACTGCCGCCCGGGAGGCCGGGTGGTGCTGTTGCCGGACTGCGTGCGTGAGACCTTCGAGCCCCTCACCGAGTCCGGAGGCCACGACGGGCCGGACGGGCGAGGAATGCGCTATCTCATGT
This DNA window, taken from Corallococcus exiguus, encodes the following:
- a CDS encoding URC4/urg3 family protein → MLDAIRVQEVSPTVAWLRSPAAIRERCHQVLDLGLAGRLEYFRVEPSRLPTVVDRVLAVTHEAYPRLDIPVHSRWRHFDAGGVPRLAQLEAKLAPLPPEERARAKVDLGVVSVLLDAGSGPAWRYQEPGGASYVRSEGLAVASLRMFMAGGFSSDPDRPLRADAEALGRMTREQLERGLQVSESNPLLGVEGRLHLMQALSRVLPRPGSLFDMLAAHRRSVRAAEVLGTLLEVLGPIWPGRTTVDGVNLGDVWPHPALGPPGSADALVPFHKLSQWLAYSLVEPLAEAGVTVTELDALTGLPEYRNGGLFVDLGVLVPQDPRLTTEVYGPGDPPIVEWRALTVALLDRVAALVRGRLELSAEELPLAKVLQGGTWTAGRRVAAELRPGGVPPIRIRSDGTVF
- a CDS encoding golvesin C-terminal-like domain-containing protein; the encoded protein is MRASWRSTLMAVMLGAVFAEGVEAAEPGTQHWTENLSAGAGTSELVGTRDGLLYEPNAVMRRPEGLSRLTGLFEFPARTLEQPVDTFRPQVQAAVGLGQGVEVDVRVRTPGGAWSEWRTATGDEAVRLPRSGTEVQVRLALIADERGRGPVVQTVGLEGWREGGTEEGLQTLAPLTYRVYATREGLVGGTTANGHVIKTNDRFVALPSRRGLASNGGSEYQVRVCYSKTAKCATTSVWDVGPWNTKDDYWNPSSVREMWKTLPQGKPEAQAAYQDNFNGGLDQFGRRPANPAGIDLADGTFWLDLGMSNNDWVDVTYLWTSGGGSSTGLVIDSNNANNDQAKGYIQLTGTSWASSTNVAGYYGTSYLVSPGAAVSEPATFWFYMAAAGTKTVDAWWTAASDRSTVAPFIVTNASGTQLANVKVNQTVNGARWNTLGTWSFPAGWNKVQLSRWVTAGTYVVADAIQVR
- a CDS encoding GTP cyclohydrolase II → MADKKPVNHIRLTSHPDGQAPGVPLRWGESEPLRRGPVVATLSDPASRNVIGTHSGAYSIYRALAVSAGKLPQDHKADLTNTSPAAQVGPHPGWSDPKRIVSLDPWGAVASQVFRAYAEQGVDYRPTIAVTRAHINMPEVREAMAAGRLKVDGDLVAANGDVKVVKAAVEPVWYLPGIAERFGLTEGALRRGLFEHTGGMYPELITRPDLHVFLPPIGGLSLYVFGDITSLADRNVPLAARVHDECNGSDVFGSDICTCRPYLVHGIEECVRMAQQGGVGLIVYHRKEGRALGEVTKFLVYNARKRQEGGDSAATYFHRTECVAGVQDMRFQELMPDVLHWLGITRIHRFISMSDMKHDAIVRSGIEILERVPIPDGLIPADAKVEMEAKKAAGYFTRGPVADAGELAQVKGRDLDA
- the mmsA gene encoding CoA-acylating methylmalonate-semialdehyde dehydrogenase; amino-acid sequence: MSFVRLPESVVSCRNLVGGEWVSPSGASAQDVRSPYTGALIGRVPLTTASGVAQAVEAAKAAAQGWRVTPLRERTQFLQRFRTLLETHLERLAHLAASESGKTVAEGRAGLLKGMEVCDFALSLQNLDSGAHLEVSRGVTCEYRREPLGVVAGITPFNFPAMVPLWLFPIAVTVGNAFILKPSEKVPLTATAMGELMVEAGYPPGVFSVVHGAKPAVDALLEHPDVKALAFVGSSPVARHVYVEGSRHGKRVLALGGAKNHLIVVPDADPELTPQAVVDSFTGCAGQRCMAASVMLAVGDVQPLVDDILRRASRLEVGPGMGALIDRGAVDRLETAIAKAQADGARVLLDGRGRRPAGEAYANGHWLGPTVLDNVRPDMEAARRELFGPVLSIVRVPTLSAALAVENASPYGNAASIFTTNGAVAQSVVEGARAGMVGVNVGVPVPREPFSFGGTGESKFGHGDITGPSSLDFWSQLKKVTRKWSARTDGSWMS
- the upp gene encoding uracil phosphoribosyltransferase; this translates as MDFPNCTVVDHPLVKHKLTVMRRTDTSTASFRALLEEISLMLGYEALRDLKLREEEIETPMARTTGWALDGKKLVLVPILRAGQGILDGLLQLVPSARVGHIGLYRDPESLSAVEYYYRVPANLEDRDVIVCDPMLATGNSAVAALQRVKRSRPGSLRFVCLLACPEGLTNLREHHPDVRVFTAAIDEKLDSHGYILPGLGDAGDRLFGTKSVD
- a CDS encoding class I SAM-dependent methyltransferase, which codes for MASLRTVLPPPVEEPQLYTDLAGWWPLFSPPEEYGEEAEDLLPMLHPEEGPASTMLELGAGGGSLAFHMKKHFTLTLTDRSAEMVAVSRKVNPECEHRVGDMRSLRLGRTFDRVMVHDAIMYAVDREDARATVHTAAAHCRPGGRVVLLPDCVRETFEPLTESGGHDGPDGRGMRYLMWTWDPDPDDETFETAFAYLLREADGTVSMSQERHRFGLFRREDWLEWMREAGCPATTRRDPWHREVFIGVREQD
- a CDS encoding S1 family peptidase, encoding MKTSRFASALMALGFLACGGEPDEVAVPGVQTQELIGGGIAARYELPHQVRLHVTGAFTCGGTLLRAGWVVTAAHCVEGVTPASMRIYAGDLRLGSVEADEQYRAVSRKVMHPSYDGSVHDVALLQLAQPFNLSQAVRTLTLPDAPAPLGAPYVASGWGRTQTAPTSDALKRVSLSITSTATCRDMVGSDYVNGAVLCTAPSATANVCTKDDGGPLAFNGKLYGIVSGFGSNQCNTFSLFTNVATYTLWIRSVINGT